One Vulpes lagopus strain Blue_001 chromosome 18, ASM1834538v1, whole genome shotgun sequence DNA window includes the following coding sequences:
- the BPIFB1 gene encoding BPI fold-containing family B member 1: MAGPFAFTLLCGLLSTTLAETTLNPPAVLSLGREVIKERLTQELKDHNAIDILQQLPLLSSIREKPAGGIPILGNVVNSILNHIIWLKVTSANILQLRVEPSDEGQGLTVKIPLDMVAGLNTPLVKTIVEMHMETEVQAIIRVNTNERGHAHLILADCSTSQGSLRISLLHKLSFLVNSLANTVMDLLVPALPKLVKIQLCPVLKAAFEDMHADLVNLLRVPISLSSDRLEFDPLSPAIKGNVIQLKLGAKLSDFQGNVTKWFNESAVSLTVPYLDTTPFSLTVRQDVVNAVVASLLPPDELVVLVDYVLPELARRLKSNIKTISEKAADQLGPTQMVKILTQETPELLLDQGSPKVAQLIVLEVFATNEAHRPFFTLGIEASSEAQFYTKGDRLMLNLNEISSDRIHLMNSGIGLFNPEVLENITTEILISVLLPNENGKLRSGIPISIVKAWGFEGASCFLTKDALVVTPASS, from the exons ATGGCTGGCCCATTCGCCTTCACCCTCCTCTGTGGTTTGCTGTCAACTACTTTGGCTGAAACCACCCTCAACCCCCCTGCGGTGCTTAGCCTTGGCCGAGAAGTCATCAAAGAAA GGCTGACACAGGAGCTGAAGGACCACAACGCCATCGACATCCTCCAGCAGCTGCCACTGCTCAGCAGCATACGGGAGAAGCCAGCCGGGGGCATCCCCATACTAGGCAATGTGGTGAACTCCATCCTGAACCACATCATCTG GTTGAAAGTCACCTCAGCCAACATCCTGCAGCTGCGGGTGGAACCCTCAGATGAAGGCCAGGGGCTGACGGTCAAGATCCCCCTGGACATGGTGGCTGGACTCAACAC GCCCCTGGTCAAGACCATCGTGGAGATGCACATGGAAACAGAGGTCCAAGCCATCATCCGAGTGAACACCAATGAGAGGGGCCACGCCCACCTCATCCTCGCTGACTGCTCCACTAGCCAGGGGAGCCTGCGCATCAGCCTGCTGCATAA GCTCTCCTTCCTGGTCAACTCCTTAGCCAACACGGTCATGGACCTCCTGGTGCCAGCCCTGCCCAAACTGGTGAAAATTCAG CTGTGTCCCGTGCTCAAGGCAGCCTTTGAGGACATGCATGCAGACCTCGTGAACCTGCTGAGAG TGCCTATTTCCTTAAGCTCTGACCGCCTGGAGTTTGACCCTCTGTCTCCTGCCATCAAGGGTAATGTCATCCAACTCAAGCTGGGG GCCAAGTTGTCAGACTTCCAGGGAAATGTGACCAAGTGGTTCAATGAGTCTGCAGTTTCCCTAACAGTCCCCTACCTGGACACCACCCCTTTCAGCCTCACCGTGAGGCAGGATGTGGTGAATGCTGTGGTAGCTTCCTTGCTCCCTCCAGATGAACTCGTGGTCCTGGTGGACTATGTG CTTCCTGAGCTGGCCCGCCGGTTGAAGTCAAACATCAAGACGATCAGTGAGAAG GCTGCAGATCAGCTAGGACCCACACAGATGGTGAAGATCCTGACTCAGGAGACCCCAGAGCTCCTTCTGGACCAGGGCAGCCCCAAGGTGGCCCAACTGATCGTGCTGGAAGTGTTCGCCACCAATGAAGCCCACCGCCCCTTCTTTACCCTGGGCATC GAAGCCAGCTCAGAAGCTCAGTTTTATACCAAAGGTGACCGACTTATGCTCAACTTAAATGAAATCAG CTCTGATCGGATCCACTTGATGAACTCAGGCATTGGCCTGTTCAAT CCTGAAGTTTTAGAAAACATCACCACTGAGATCCTCATCTCCGTCCTACTGCCAAACGAGAACG gcAAATTAAGATCCGGAATCCCCATATCAATTGTGAAGGCCTGGGGATTCGAGGGAGCTTCATGCTTTCTTACCAAG GATGCCCTTGTGGTCACCCCAGCCTCCTCATAG